From a region of the Syntrophorhabdaceae bacterium genome:
- a CDS encoding HU family DNA-binding protein, which produces MNKTDIINKLAEDLKLNQKIAKIAVDNILETIKSAIVEGKRVEIRGFGNFSLRQYKAYKGRNPKSGDVVNVEPKKLPYFKVGKELKDMIWKR; this is translated from the coding sequence ATGAACAAAACGGACATCATCAACAAACTCGCGGAAGACCTGAAGCTGAACCAGAAGATCGCCAAAATCGCGGTGGACAATATCCTGGAGACTATAAAATCGGCAATCGTTGAAGGAAAGAGAGTGGAGATCAGGGGGTTCGGAAACTTTTCGCTCCGCCAGTACAAAGCATACAAGGGACGCAATCCCAAAAGCGGCGACGTGGTAAACGTGGAACCAAAGAAACTCCCCTATTTTAAAGTCGGCAAAGAACTCAAAGATATGATCTGGAAAAGATAG
- a CDS encoding phosphoribosylformylglycinamidine synthase subunit PurQ, with protein MMMKKKPKSLILFGNGINCEYETAHAHKLTGFDAELLHINALMEDPRVIHKYSFLNLPGGFLDGDDLGAAKAQAVRWKYQKIGSSGKRFIDEAIKFVNEGKIILGICNGFQLLVKTGLLPGFDGDYGPQTVTLTFNDSGKFEDRWVLLKANPDSKCIFTRGMETIYLPVRHGEGKFIFAASGDSVRAEKKGHIALQYVDEKGEVTSRYPDNPNGSEKAVAGICDSTGRIFGLMPHPEAYVTFTQHPRWTREKLSEEGDGLGIFKNAFHYVMENQ; from the coding sequence ATGATGATGAAGAAAAAACCAAAAAGTCTGATATTGTTCGGCAACGGAATAAACTGCGAGTACGAGACGGCCCACGCCCACAAGCTGACGGGCTTCGATGCGGAGCTTCTCCATATCAACGCCCTGATGGAAGACCCCCGGGTCATTCACAAGTATTCCTTTCTCAACCTTCCCGGCGGCTTCCTGGACGGAGACGACCTCGGCGCCGCGAAGGCCCAGGCGGTGCGATGGAAATACCAGAAGATCGGCTCCTCCGGAAAGAGATTTATCGATGAAGCGATAAAATTCGTGAACGAGGGCAAGATCATTCTCGGGATATGCAACGGCTTTCAGCTTCTCGTCAAAACAGGACTCCTCCCGGGCTTTGACGGCGATTACGGCCCCCAAACCGTGACCCTTACCTTTAATGACTCGGGCAAGTTCGAGGACCGGTGGGTCCTCCTCAAAGCAAACCCTGATTCCAAATGCATCTTCACCCGGGGTATGGAGACGATCTATCTCCCGGTAAGACATGGAGAAGGAAAGTTTATCTTCGCAGCCTCGGGCGACTCTGTCCGGGCCGAAAAAAAAGGCCATATCGCCCTGCAGTACGTGGACGAGAAAGGGGAAGTCACTTCCCGATATCCCGATAATCCCAACGGCTCGGAGAAAGCCGTCGCGGGCATCTGCGATTCCACGGGGAGGATCTTCGGACTCATGCCCCACCCGGAAGCCTACGTCACCTTCACCCAGCATCCCCGTTGGACCCGTGAGAAGCTGAGCGAAGAGGGAGACGGCCTGGGAATATTCAAAAACGCGTTTCACTATGTAATGGAAAATCAATAG
- a CDS encoding cytochrome c biogenesis protein — protein MSHNIFGVVTLLYLLIFFVHILFFAFRKKRIEIVAWTALYTTLALHTAGLAARWAESYRMGMGHAPLSNFYESLIFYAWCVAFITAVMRKRLTIPLIPALASLVSLFFMGYASLSPSVQKTIQPLVPALQSNWLHIHVITCFLAYAAFAISFIAALLYLVKGRGGAAPRENLDEINYRSIIVGFPMLSAGILTGAVWAHYAWGSYWSWDPKETWSLITWIVYALYLHARVVKGWKGKRIAMVSIIGFLSVIFTYFGVNFILSGLHSYAT, from the coding sequence ATGAGTCATAATATTTTCGGCGTCGTCACCCTTCTCTATCTCCTCATCTTCTTCGTTCACATCCTCTTTTTCGCCTTCCGGAAAAAGAGGATTGAAATCGTTGCGTGGACCGCCCTCTACACAACTCTCGCCCTCCACACCGCGGGACTGGCGGCACGATGGGCCGAATCGTACCGGATGGGCATGGGCCACGCACCTCTTTCCAATTTTTACGAGTCCCTCATCTTCTATGCGTGGTGCGTCGCCTTCATCACGGCGGTGATGAGGAAGCGTCTCACCATCCCTCTGATTCCCGCCCTCGCCTCTCTCGTCTCCCTCTTTTTTATGGGGTACGCCTCTCTCTCCCCTTCCGTCCAGAAGACGATACAACCCCTGGTCCCGGCCCTGCAGAGCAACTGGCTCCATATTCATGTGATTACCTGTTTTCTCGCCTATGCGGCCTTTGCCATCTCCTTTATCGCCGCTCTCCTCTACCTGGTGAAGGGACGGGGCGGGGCGGCTCCGCGTGAAAACCTCGATGAAATTAATTATCGAAGCATTATTGTTGGATTTCCTATGCTGAGTGCTGGTATACTTACTGGTGCCGTATGGGCCCACTATGCCTGGGGCAGCTACTGGAGCTGGGACCCCAAGGAAACGTGGTCCCTCATTACGTGGATAGTTTACGCCCTCTATCTCCACGCACGGGTGGTAAAGGGCTGGAAAGGTAAAAGGATTGCCATGGTCTCTATAATCGGATTTTTAAGTGTCATTTTTACGTATTTTGGAGTAAATTTTATCCTGTCCGGTTTGCACAGCTACGCCACATGA
- a CDS encoding cytochrome c biogenesis protein ResB, whose product MSQKIIDGKSEDSNGGLGKGLLNGVYRFLSSVKFTIFLLALIAAGSVLGTVIKQGAPMEEYLSVYSASTVKFIKFFSLDDAYHSAWFYFLIVLFMINLILCTAGRFSRFIRTGAVAAGIPDEPAMRRMEMHFEAPGKSRNDAEQALGRSYRLVSNETGGSVYEKGRWSRYGVFMIHASIIFIVLGGLVGALFGYRGYMVLMKGETADRATLRGERPVERSLGFSLKCDDFKVSFYPGGEPRDYVSRIQVIDKGKKIMEKEIRVNDPLYYKGIHVYQSSYGQKPSFSFRIGGERVVLKERETFKKDGLLLMVVRFENKVHNFGPGVLVAYLDDGRPRTSWFLRDVENLREKELAGVTMRLDDIREEYFTGLEISKDPGVWLVWTGFALMLFGLYVNFFVYYRRIYVRSTSSGLIVAGIAPKRKEPFREDFMRLKAKVSGNES is encoded by the coding sequence GGTTCTTATCTTCGGTAAAATTCACCATATTCCTCCTCGCCCTGATCGCCGCCGGGTCCGTCCTCGGAACGGTGATAAAGCAGGGGGCCCCGATGGAGGAGTATCTTTCCGTCTACTCTGCAAGTACGGTAAAGTTCATAAAATTCTTCAGTCTCGACGACGCATACCACTCTGCCTGGTTTTATTTTCTCATCGTGCTTTTCATGATAAACCTCATTCTCTGCACCGCGGGCCGGTTCTCCCGTTTCATCCGAACGGGAGCCGTGGCCGCAGGCATTCCGGACGAGCCGGCCATGAGACGCATGGAGATGCACTTCGAAGCCCCGGGTAAGAGCCGCAACGATGCGGAGCAGGCCCTCGGCCGCTCTTACCGCCTTGTGAGCAATGAGACGGGAGGGTCGGTCTACGAGAAAGGCAGATGGTCCCGTTACGGGGTCTTCATGATCCACGCAAGCATCATCTTCATCGTCCTCGGAGGATTGGTGGGCGCCCTCTTCGGATACAGGGGATACATGGTCCTCATGAAGGGCGAGACGGCTGACCGGGCGACCTTGCGGGGGGAAAGGCCTGTTGAGCGGAGCCTCGGCTTTTCGCTTAAATGCGACGATTTCAAGGTATCCTTTTATCCCGGAGGCGAGCCCAGGGATTACGTGAGCCGTATTCAGGTGATCGACAAGGGGAAAAAAATAATGGAAAAGGAGATACGGGTCAACGATCCCCTTTACTATAAAGGCATTCACGTCTATCAGTCCTCGTACGGGCAGAAACCGTCCTTCTCCTTCCGCATCGGGGGCGAACGTGTTGTCCTGAAGGAACGGGAGACTTTCAAGAAGGACGGCCTCCTTCTCATGGTGGTCAGGTTCGAGAACAAGGTCCATAATTTCGGTCCCGGGGTCCTCGTGGCATACCTCGACGACGGCAGGCCCAGAACTTCGTGGTTTTTAAGAGACGTGGAGAACCTGAGAGAAAAAGAGCTTGCCGGGGTAACCATGCGACTCGACGACATCAGGGAAGAATATTTTACGGGCCTCGAAATATCGAAGGACCCGGGCGTGTGGCTCGTCTGGACGGGTTTTGCCCTTATGCTCTTCGGGCTCTATGTCAACTTCTTTGTGTATTACAGGAGGATCTACGTGAGGAGCACGTCATCCGGTCTTATAGTGGCAGGGATCGCGCCAAAGAGGAAAGAGCCTTTCAGGGAGGATTTCATGCGCCTGAAAGCAAAGGTTTCGGGCAATGAGTCATAA